The Candidatus Cloacimonadota bacterium genome includes a window with the following:
- a CDS encoding TldD/PmbA family protein, with protein MNKSKSEFKNVCDKILSLSTADETEILLFKTKHALTRYAENYIHQNVSNESVHLRVRTIIGRKTTTASTNSFSEDALKQTVNSALSSTKLQKDNPKLLPLPKPQEYKTVDNYSLSTDKTTPERRANEIAKAVNLCKKHKLEAAGIFSTQSSELCIANSNGLFGYDISTQAIFSITAIKGIASGWNEIIRKNVDEIDVEKSARIAIEKAKKSQYPVDLKPGKYTVIMEPAAVAEFILFLLWKGFNGMDYIEGTSFLKDGLNKKVFSEKFSILENPYNPKIGGTPFDFEGMPVQKLTLVENGVPKHFATNRWIAKETGRKNNGHAIPLPSQGAYPFAMCIKPGTSSVEKMIKGTNYGVLVTHFHYSNIIDPMALLTTGMTRDGFSLIEDGKITKPLKNMRFTESVINIFSNIEEIGKETELAGAFFGGGFLVPAMKINNFNFSSSTEF; from the coding sequence ATGAATAAAAGCAAAAGCGAATTCAAAAATGTTTGCGATAAAATACTTTCATTATCAACTGCTGATGAAACAGAGATTTTACTCTTTAAAACAAAACATGCTTTAACAAGATATGCTGAAAATTATATCCATCAAAATGTCAGTAACGAGTCTGTACATTTGAGAGTAAGAACAATTATTGGCAGAAAGACAACAACAGCATCAACGAATTCTTTTTCTGAAGATGCATTAAAACAAACAGTGAATAGTGCACTCTCATCAACAAAGCTGCAAAAAGATAATCCAAAATTATTGCCTCTTCCAAAACCACAAGAATACAAAACTGTAGATAATTATTCTTTATCCACTGATAAAACTACTCCAGAGAGAAGAGCAAATGAAATAGCAAAAGCCGTAAATCTTTGTAAAAAACATAAGTTAGAAGCAGCAGGCATTTTCTCAACCCAAAGTTCCGAACTCTGTATTGCGAATTCTAATGGCTTGTTTGGATATGATATTTCAACTCAAGCTATCTTCAGCATTACCGCAATTAAAGGTATTGCATCAGGCTGGAATGAGATAATAAGAAAAAATGTTGATGAAATTGATGTTGAAAAATCTGCCAGGATTGCAATAGAAAAAGCAAAAAAAAGTCAATATCCTGTTGACTTAAAGCCTGGAAAATATACTGTAATTATGGAGCCAGCAGCTGTCGCAGAATTTATTCTATTTCTACTCTGGAAAGGATTTAATGGTATGGATTATATTGAAGGGACTTCCTTTCTTAAAGATGGACTAAATAAGAAAGTTTTTAGTGAAAAATTTTCAATCCTTGAAAATCCATATAATCCAAAAATTGGTGGCACTCCTTTTGACTTTGAAGGGATGCCAGTTCAAAAGCTCACTTTGGTAGAAAACGGTGTGCCTAAACATTTTGCAACAAACCGTTGGATAGCAAAAGAGACTGGAAGGAAAAACAATGGACATGCAATTCCTTTACCATCTCAAGGTGCATATCCTTTTGCTATGTGTATAAAACCTGGAACAAGTTCAGTTGAAAAAATGATAAAGGGCACAAACTATGGAGTTTTAGTAACACATTTCCACTATTCAAATATAATCGACCCCATGGCTTTATTAACAACAGGTATGACAAGAGATGGTTTCTCTTTGATAGAAGACGGTAAAATCACAAAGCCGTTGAAAAATATGCGCTTTACTGAAAGTGTTATAAATATCTTTTCAAATATAGAAGAAATCGGGAAAGAGACAGAACTTGCAGGTGCTTTCTTCGGTGGAGGATTTTTAGTGCCGGCTATGAAAATAAATAATTTTAACTTTTCAAGTTCAACTGAATTTTAA
- a CDS encoding CDP-alcohol phosphatidyltransferase family protein produces MRLKDYVRILFKEYKKSVPDVSVEEILNLYLFRPIAFIIIKLIYRFPITPNQISFFTIIIGIIGGIFYAKGDYNSFILGAILYGLTVILDCCDGMLARLKNCGTPMGRIIDGISDYVTGIVIYTGFAIGLSKSSIEFPISSWLLISFSAVCTIFHSIIFDYHKNEFMAHALDKTNSTREDIESFSNGLKKMKGKYFKKLLIIIYLLYSKSQIANTSRKNRYSNESYYNANKLLIQLWSLISPTTHIVVFMVSSFLYRPNIFFYYDVCVANILLLIIWIIQVKTNKRIAIE; encoded by the coding sequence ATGAGATTGAAAGATTATGTGCGTATCTTATTTAAAGAATACAAAAAATCAGTCCCGGATGTGTCTGTTGAAGAAATACTGAATTTATACCTTTTCAGACCTATTGCGTTTATTATTATTAAACTAATTTATAGATTCCCTATAACGCCAAATCAAATTTCTTTTTTTACAATAATAATAGGAATCATCGGTGGAATATTCTATGCAAAAGGTGATTACAATAGTTTTATACTCGGTGCTATTTTATACGGTTTAACAGTAATTTTGGATTGCTGTGATGGTATGCTTGCACGATTGAAAAATTGTGGAACTCCTATGGGACGCATAATTGATGGGATAAGCGACTATGTTACTGGTATTGTAATATATACTGGTTTTGCGATTGGTCTATCAAAATCAAGTATTGAGTTTCCCATCTCGTCCTGGCTACTAATTAGTTTTTCTGCGGTTTGTACAATTTTCCACTCTATTATATTTGATTATCACAAAAATGAGTTTATGGCTCATGCTCTTGATAAGACGAACTCTACACGAGAAGATATAGAATCCTTTTCAAATGGTCTGAAAAAAATGAAAGGAAAATATTTTAAAAAACTTCTAATTATAATATATCTGCTGTATTCTAAGAGCCAGATAGCCAATACATCAAGAAAAAATAGATATAGTAACGAAAGCTATTACAATGCCAATAAATTATTGATTCAATTATGGTCGTTGATTTCACCAACCACGCATATTGTTGTGTTTATGGTATCTTCATTTCTGTATAGACCCAATATTTTCTTTTATTATGATGTTTGTGTAGCTAATATTTTACTACTTATAATCTGGATAATTCAGGTTAAAACAAACAAAAGAATAGCTATAGAATAA
- a CDS encoding transglutaminase-like domain-containing protein, with protein sequence MKAIKRNFTKLLPSIILLFLLTSCSYLGYYSLKKITLNIPEQYRDKVIKAIKSAKKNKGELKKVLFHYRNDPKKLEAASFLIAYMPDHCFADIILVDSLENEIKFNVLNFNNYREIHDYLDSLEAEREQEFHWKLKEKREDIKTVSANFLISHVDTAFLSYETLQWTQQLGWQNFLEYVLPYRGSSEPISDWRTYFWNEFSSLRDSTYDPLKLACLINDRCKKVFTFKDVFYLHPTDLGLEQMLEYGLGRCEDMTNFTIYAMRANGLAVTSDYTPHWPDGTNNHAWNSLILPDGKVIPFMGCEANPGKYKLHRKIAKVYRKLFFEEEGSLASQLSENEKVPGWLSGKNYRDVTDKYVETTDVTLNLNPEKKWAYLAVFNSNKWKAIHWGKIDSTGKTIFTKMGKDIAYLPTYYEKVDSVKKKDKKDKYELKGADSPFILTNDGFIENFDNKPVEERLKNDNSFVADRIAKGDKYKIKLDSKYKLYIWAENDWQTLVDSITAPADSIIFDYNYPNSLYKLEDEDENPETRIFTIEQRKQKIW encoded by the coding sequence TTGAAAGCAATAAAAAGGAATTTCACAAAATTACTACCTTCTATCATACTTCTCTTTCTCCTAACATCCTGCAGTTATCTCGGTTATTACAGTCTAAAAAAAATAACATTAAATATCCCTGAACAGTACAGAGACAAAGTTATTAAAGCAATCAAGTCTGCAAAGAAAAATAAGGGTGAGTTAAAAAAAGTTCTTTTTCATTACCGGAATGACCCGAAAAAATTGGAAGCAGCGTCTTTTCTTATTGCTTATATGCCAGACCACTGTTTTGCTGACATAATTTTGGTGGATTCTCTTGAAAATGAAATTAAGTTTAATGTATTAAATTTCAATAATTACAGAGAAATTCATGACTACTTAGATTCCTTAGAGGCTGAAAGAGAACAGGAATTCCATTGGAAACTGAAAGAAAAGCGAGAGGATATTAAAACAGTCTCAGCCAACTTTCTCATATCACATGTAGATACTGCTTTTCTATCTTATGAAACTCTGCAATGGACACAACAACTTGGCTGGCAGAATTTTCTTGAATATGTACTTCCTTATAGAGGTTCTTCAGAACCTATTTCTGATTGGCGAACATATTTCTGGAATGAATTTTCTTCGCTCCGTGATTCTACCTATGACCCATTGAAACTTGCTTGCTTGATTAATGACAGATGTAAAAAAGTGTTTACTTTTAAAGATGTCTTCTACCTTCATCCAACTGATTTAGGATTAGAGCAAATGCTTGAATATGGTCTTGGCAGATGTGAGGATATGACAAATTTCACAATTTATGCAATGCGTGCAAATGGCCTTGCAGTTACAAGTGATTATACTCCACACTGGCCAGATGGAACAAATAATCATGCATGGAATTCTCTAATTTTGCCAGATGGGAAAGTAATCCCTTTTATGGGTTGTGAGGCTAATCCTGGGAAATATAAATTACATCGTAAAATTGCAAAAGTATATCGTAAACTTTTTTTTGAAGAGGAAGGCTCTCTTGCCAGTCAATTATCTGAGAATGAAAAAGTGCCTGGATGGCTGAGTGGTAAGAATTATCGCGATGTTACTGATAAATATGTTGAAACAACTGATGTAACTCTTAATCTTAATCCAGAAAAGAAATGGGCATATCTTGCTGTTTTCAATTCAAATAAATGGAAAGCAATTCACTGGGGAAAAATTGACAGTACAGGAAAAACCATCTTTACAAAAATGGGTAAAGATATTGCCTATCTTCCTACTTATTATGAGAAAGTTGATTCTGTTAAAAAGAAAGATAAAAAAGACAAATACGAACTTAAAGGTGCTGATAGTCCTTTTATTTTAACAAATGATGGATTTATTGAAAATTTTGATAATAAGCCTGTTGAGGAAAGACTAAAAAACGATAATAGTTTCGTTGCGGATAGAATAGCTAAAGGAGATAAATATAAAATAAAACTAGATAGTAAGTATAAACTTTATATATGGGCAGAAAACGATTGGCAGACACTTGTTGATTCTATCACTGCACCTGCAGATTCTATAATTTTTGATTATAATTATCCAAACTCATTGTATAAGTTGGAAGACGAGGATGAAAATCCAGAAACCAGAATTTTTACTATTGAACAAAGAAAACAGAAGATTTGGTAG
- a CDS encoding transposase: MRCKTDNFQPGAYFHFYNRAINDERIFHNKEDYILLLKKLKSVTKKIPTTIFAYCLMPNHFHFLIRQDDEIPAYKIFNNLFSYYVQMFNKKYNRKGRLFQGKLQHKLVTNEKYLIYLCQYIHNNPLKANIVKRLEDWEFSNYLEWIGSRNGTLFDNELLQTYFINANNYADSIKEYEQHIKDKEFVDILMDYY; encoded by the coding sequence ATGCGTTGCAAAACTGATAATTTTCAACCCGGTGCTTACTTCCATTTCTACAATCGGGCTATCAATGATGAAAGAATATTTCATAATAAGGAGGATTATATACTTTTGCTTAAAAAATTAAAGTCTGTAACTAAGAAAATCCCAACTACAATTTTCGCTTATTGTCTTATGCCAAACCATTTCCATTTCCTAATAAGACAGGACGATGAAATACCGGCATATAAAATTTTCAACAACCTTTTTTCTTATTATGTGCAGATGTTTAATAAAAAATATAATAGAAAAGGAAGATTATTCCAGGGCAAATTACAGCATAAATTAGTAACCAACGAAAAATACCTTATTTATCTTTGCCAGTATATTCATAATAACCCCTTGAAAGCAAACATAGTAAAAAGACTTGAAGATTGGGAATTTTCAAATTATCTTGAATGGATTGGTAGCAGAAATGGTACACTGTTTGATAATGAATTGCTTCAAACATATTTTATTAATGCAAATAATTATGCCGACTCTATCAAAGAATATGAACAACATATAAAGGATAAAGAATTTGTAGATATTTTGATGGATTACTATTAA
- a CDS encoding radical SAM protein has product MNEKLILSLFKKIIGQGQLRKILKPKLEKAIYNAVVENGEPYPKSINVIIYQYLLAMINCIFDNLDKGYMSKHAIQKAVSTILKNAFLKDGFVTTLPQKFEEKYGIKPPSLIVLAPTQLCNLNCIGCYAASNAKTPAKLPYEVVDKIVNEVRYQWGVPFVVISGGEPFMYKDDGKSMLDIYEKYKDVFFLSFTNGTLITPELAERMAKLGNITPAISVEGFEKETDERRGKGVFKKILKAFENLRKAGVPFGISVTGTMKNIETLLKDDFYDFFFEEQGASYMWLFQFFPIGRGESDMDLMIIPGKRVELYRQWEKMLIDKKYCIADFWNSGMLSKGCIAYGREGGYLYIDWNGNIAPCNFAPYYVDNIKELYKNGKSLTDALFSDLFKNGRKWQCDYGLGKYEKPDNWLMPCSIRDHYKNFRENILTKDAKPLDKYANDALHSKEYYDAMVKYDEELKKLTEKIWEEEYLKEKF; this is encoded by the coding sequence ATGAATGAGAAACTTATTTTATCATTGTTCAAAAAAATAATTGGGCAAGGGCAACTACGAAAAATCTTAAAACCAAAGCTGGAAAAAGCGATTTACAATGCTGTTGTAGAAAACGGAGAACCTTATCCCAAAAGCATCAATGTTATAATATACCAGTACTTATTAGCAATGATAAATTGTATTTTTGATAATTTAGATAAAGGGTATATGTCAAAACATGCTATTCAAAAAGCGGTTTCAACAATACTCAAAAATGCCTTTTTAAAGGATGGGTTTGTTACAACTCTCCCTCAAAAGTTTGAAGAAAAATATGGCATAAAACCACCTTCACTTATTGTATTAGCTCCCACTCAATTATGTAATCTAAATTGTATTGGATGTTATGCCGCCTCTAATGCTAAAACTCCAGCAAAACTTCCTTATGAAGTTGTTGATAAAATCGTTAATGAAGTCCGATATCAGTGGGGTGTCCCGTTTGTAGTCATAAGTGGTGGAGAGCCTTTTATGTATAAAGATGATGGGAAGTCTATGTTGGATATCTATGAAAAATATAAGGATGTATTTTTCTTGTCATTTACGAATGGAACACTAATTACACCGGAACTTGCAGAAAGAATGGCAAAACTTGGGAATATTACGCCAGCAATTTCAGTAGAAGGGTTTGAAAAGGAAACTGATGAAAGGCGAGGTAAAGGCGTTTTCAAAAAGATATTAAAAGCATTTGAAAATCTTAGAAAAGCAGGTGTGCCATTTGGAATATCAGTCACCGGCACTATGAAGAATATTGAGACTTTACTCAAAGATGACTTCTATGACTTTTTCTTTGAAGAGCAAGGAGCATCATATATGTGGCTCTTTCAATTCTTTCCTATTGGAAGAGGTGAAAGTGATATGGACCTAATGATTATACCAGGTAAAAGAGTAGAGCTTTATAGACAATGGGAAAAGATGTTAATAGATAAGAAATATTGTATTGCAGATTTTTGGAACAGCGGAATGCTTTCAAAAGGTTGCATTGCTTATGGAAGAGAAGGTGGTTATCTTTATATTGATTGGAATGGAAATATCGCACCCTGTAATTTTGCTCCCTATTATGTTGATAATATAAAAGAACTTTATAAAAATGGAAAATCACTCACAGATGCTCTTTTCTCAGACCTCTTCAAAAATGGTAGAAAATGGCAATGTGACTACGGATTGGGTAAGTATGAAAAACCAGATAATTGGCTGATGCCTTGTTCTATAAGAGACCATTATAAAAATTTCAGAGAAAATATTCTGACTAAAGACGCAAAACCATTAGACAAATATGCAAATGACGCATTACATTCAAAAGAATATTACGATGCAATGGTTAAATATGATGAGGAGCTTAAAAAACTTACTGAAAAAATCTGGGAAGAAGAATATTTGAAAGAGAAATTTTGA
- a CDS encoding TldD/PmbA family protein has protein sequence MKDFTQLAIDTAVSCGASYADIRIIDSKSQSIAVKNGKIERLNNSNTLGFGVRVIANGSWGFASSSNLTKNEIKRTTALAVQIAKASATLRKGSVKLAPEPVHKDIWTSPYLINPFNVPLEKKVDLLYKIDKILRKDERIKVAESQMNFWNEHQWLATSEGTFIEQNLVRSGCGYSATAVEGNEVQRRSYPDSYGGQHTQMGYEFILATPFVENAERVREEAIALLSAPDCPVGEKDLIIGGGQLALQIHESIGHPSELDRVLGMEANYAGRSFITTDLYKNFHYASPIVNIVADATVPTGLATFGYDDDGVRAKRYHIIKNGLYQMYLTNRELAYIIGESRSRGCNRADGYDNIPMIRMINISLMPVRGSLDDLIADTKDGLFVECNKTWSIDQRRLNFQFTTEIGWEIKNGKKTRMVKNPTYQGITPKFWQSCDAICGGEEWQLYGVPNCGKGQPGQRAEMSHGAAPARFRKVTVGVKK, from the coding sequence GTGAAAGACTTTACACAACTTGCAATAGATACCGCAGTTTCTTGCGGAGCATCTTATGCAGACATTAGAATAATTGATTCAAAATCACAATCTATCGCAGTAAAAAATGGTAAAATAGAAAGATTAAATAACAGCAATACTCTTGGATTCGGAGTTAGGGTTATTGCAAACGGCTCTTGGGGATTTGCTTCCAGTTCAAATCTCACAAAAAATGAGATAAAGAGAACAACTGCATTAGCAGTACAGATTGCCAAAGCTTCTGCAACTTTACGCAAAGGCAGCGTTAAACTTGCTCCTGAACCTGTCCATAAAGATATCTGGACATCACCTTATTTGATAAATCCTTTCAATGTTCCGTTAGAAAAGAAAGTTGATTTATTATACAAAATTGATAAAATATTGAGAAAAGATGAAAGAATAAAGGTAGCTGAATCGCAGATGAATTTTTGGAACGAACATCAATGGCTTGCAACATCAGAAGGAACATTTATAGAGCAGAATTTAGTCCGAAGTGGTTGTGGATATAGTGCTACAGCTGTTGAAGGCAATGAAGTCCAACGCCGTTCATATCCTGATTCCTATGGTGGACAGCATACTCAAATGGGATATGAGTTCATTCTTGCAACACCATTTGTGGAAAATGCAGAAAGAGTTAGAGAGGAGGCAATTGCTCTGCTCTCTGCTCCAGATTGCCCAGTAGGTGAGAAAGACCTTATAATTGGTGGAGGTCAATTGGCTTTGCAGATTCACGAGTCAATTGGTCATCCATCAGAACTTGATAGGGTTCTTGGAATGGAAGCAAATTATGCAGGCAGAAGTTTCATTACAACTGACCTTTACAAAAACTTTCACTATGCTTCGCCGATTGTGAATATAGTTGCAGATGCGACAGTTCCAACCGGACTGGCAACTTTTGGATATGATGATGATGGAGTCCGTGCTAAAAGGTATCATATCATTAAAAATGGACTCTATCAGATGTATCTAACTAATCGTGAATTAGCGTATATCATTGGAGAATCCAGAAGTAGAGGTTGCAACCGTGCAGATGGATATGATAATATTCCAATGATTAGAATGATTAATATTTCTTTAATGCCAGTAAGAGGTTCACTTGATGATTTGATCGCAGATACAAAAGATGGACTTTTCGTAGAGTGTAATAAAACATGGAGCATTGACCAGCGTCGTCTAAATTTCCAATTCACAACTGAAATTGGCTGGGAAATTAAAAATGGCAAAAAGACAAGAATGGTGAAAAATCCCACATATCAAGGTATTACTCCAAAATTCTGGCAAAGTTGCGATGCAATCTGTGGTGGAGAAGAATGGCAGCTTTACGGAGTTCCTAATTGTGGTAAAGGTCAACCAGGGCAAAGGGCAGAAATGTCTCATGGCGCTGCTCCTGCAAGGTTTCGTAAGGTTACAGTCGGAGTTAAGAAATAA
- a CDS encoding cohesin domain-containing protein, with protein MRKYLPAILIIILILLTACSEESTEPQTNLKLKISPSEQTIAINEPATFSVKIENVTDLFAVSGEITFDNTMIELPENPVTKGEFWNGEPLLEYINESGCLNICIGLIQTENDDGIGGDGILFYFTVKGIDVGENIFTIENLKLINENGGQVLGFDDIEVSYANLIVGN; from the coding sequence ATGAGAAAATATTTACCTGCAATTCTGATAATTATTTTAATCCTACTTACAGCTTGCAGTGAAGAAAGTACTGAGCCCCAAACAAATCTAAAGCTAAAAATAAGCCCTTCTGAACAAACGATAGCAATAAATGAGCCCGCAACTTTCTCAGTAAAAATAGAGAATGTTACAGATTTGTTTGCAGTTTCAGGAGAAATCACTTTTGACAATACAATGATTGAATTACCTGAAAATCCTGTAACTAAGGGTGAATTTTGGAATGGAGAACCTTTATTAGAATACATCAATGAATCTGGTTGTTTAAACATTTGTATTGGTTTAATACAAACTGAAAATGATGATGGAATTGGTGGAGATGGAATTTTATTCTATTTTACAGTAAAAGGTATTGATGTTGGAGAAAATATCTTTACAATTGAAAATTTGAAATTGATAAATGAAAATGGCGGTCAAGTTTTAGGTTTTGATGATATTGAAGTCAGTTATGCTAACCTGATTGTTGGGAATTAG